CtgctttcagtgtggaaagagtttcagtcaacatgaaaaccttaaagtccacatgagaattcacagtgGAGAGTACCCTTTCATCTGCCAGCCTTGTGGAAAAAAATTTactgaaaaaggaagccttaaaaggcacatgagagttcacactggtgagaagcctttcacctgcaaaGAATGTGGAAAAGGTTTTACTCAAAAAGGAACCCTTCAAAGGCACATAAGAACTCataccggagagaagcctttcacctgcaaactgtgtggaaaaagttttaaAGCAGAATTAAACATAAGgtatcacatgaaaattcacactggagagaagccgttcacatgtgatcagtgtggaaagactttCAGATGTAAAGTAACCCTTAATTGCCACATGAAGACTCATTCAAAAGAGAACTGTTTTATATGTCaacagtgtggaatgagttttaCAGATCGAAAGCATCTTAACAGCCATGAAATAATTCActccggagagaagccttttaaaTGTCACCAGTGTGAAAGGAGTTTCCAATTCAAGAAATCCCTTACGGCTCACATGagacttcacactggagagaagccttacacatgcactcagtgtggaagGTGCTTTACATATAAAGCAACCCTTGATTCCCACATGAGGAGTCACACTGGAGAAAGCCCTTatacctgcaaactgtgtggaaaaaccTTCTCACACAATGGAAATCTAAAgactcacatgagagttcacactggagagaagccattcatATGCACTGAGTGTGGAAAATGTTTCACAcgtaaagaaagcctgaattaccacatgagaattcactcaaGAGAGGAAAGTTTTGTATGTcttcagtgtggaaaaagttttacAGACAAGAAACGCCTTAAGAGGCATGTcgtaattcacactggagaaaacacGTTGATTtgccatcactgtggaaagagtttcactcata
The window above is part of the Garra rufa unplaced genomic scaffold, GarRuf1.0 hap1_unplaced_093, whole genome shotgun sequence genome. Proteins encoded here:
- the LOC141316498 gene encoding uncharacterized protein, with protein sequence MEEYEKHDFVTGEKSFSGTKTQKSSSRNRAQKTRTSYFNCFQCGKSFSQHENLKVHMRIHSGEYPFICQPCGKKFTEKGSLKRHMRVHTGEKPFTCKECGKGFTQKGTLQRHIRTHTGEKPFTCKLCGKSFKAELNIRYHMKIHTGEKPFTCDQCGKTFRCKVTLNCHMKTHSKENCFICQQCGMSFTDRKHLNSHEIIHSGEKPFKCHQCERSFQFKKSLTAHMRLHTGEKPYTCTQCGRCFTYKATLDSHMRSHTGESPYTCKLCGKTFSHNGNLKTHMRVHTGEKPFICTECGKCFTRKESLNYHMRIHSREESFVCLQCGKSFTDKKRLKRHVVIHTGENTLICHHCGKSFTHKGNLKTHLRIHTGEKPFTCNQCGKSFRHNVSLQTHMRIHTGEKPFMCRQCGKSFRHNISFKTHVKIHTGEKPFTCHHCGKYFMFKGTLKTHLRFHVGERLFSCVQCEKSFTCQRDLKRHSQTHSANKLHCSECGKRFRKRRNFKNHQRIHCGGRQFNCDQCNKRFLSPLHLQIHLKSHANVRRYQCSLCGKGFKWLGNLKWHQKRRICVKLKLRSQRR